The stretch of DNA AGGCGAATTGAAGCGTCTGGGCGAAGGCTTGAGCGCGTCGCCGCAGAGCATCTTCGACCGCTTCTTTGAGCAGTGGCCTGACGAGCAGCAACGATACGCAGCCATCGAAACCGTGAGCGAGCAGTTTGCAACCCTCGACAGGCAGCTTGTTGACTGGTTGCAAACGGGCATGGCCTCGCAAGAGTCAATCAGGGAGATAATCGGGCGATCCAACGCGACGCATGCCATCAGAACCAGTTGGCGCAAGGGACTTTTCAAACGCTATGGTTCAACGGTATCCGCCTCGACGCTGGACTTGTCGGGGTTGATGCTCAGCGAGCTTCCGCAATTGCCTGCCGATGCATTCTCACATGTACGTACCTTGCTTCTGTTGGGCCAGCGAGTAGATGCCTTGCAACTGCGCGGCTTCCTGGCGGCCTTTCGGGAGGTGCAGACGCTCGACCTGAGCGACAACGCCCTGCATGAGTTGCCGATTGAACGGGGTAGCCTTGCGAGGCTGTCACGGTTGGATCTCTCCAATAATCTGTTGACGGACACGCCCCGGTTGCAGCAAGGCCTGGAATCAATGCCGGCCCTTGAATATCTCGATTTGCACAACAACCCTCTGACCGGACTGACCGTCGCTGGCATGACGCGCTTGAAAGCGCTGAACTTGCAAGGCACGGATCTGCAAACCTGGCCTGCGGGTGCTGAAGCGCTCGCTCAGCTGACCTGGGTGGACTTGCGCAACAGCAAGATCACCACGCTGCCTCAAGCGTTTCTGGACAGCCATGCCGTGCTCAACAGCAATCTGACCGGTAACCCTTTGACGCCAGCCGCGACGGCAGCGCTGCGTGCTGTGCAACAGCGGATCGAGTTTGACTTCGGGCTGCCCGAGGGGGCGCTGCAAGCATTTGCCAATGAGCCGGTCCCGCTGACGTTTCCTCCAGCGGAGAGTGGACTCTCGATTGCCAGGCAATTGCTGCCATATCCCCACGCGGCGGCAGGCGAAGGTGAGACGTTGATGATCAACAGTCTTCAGCGCATGCAGCCGGCCTTCAGTGCCGAACAAGCATCGCAGTTGATTGAGCAGATGCGCGCCAGCGGAGCGACCAACGCTGAAACGGGTGCTCGAATCGGCGCCTGGAACCAGACTTTTGATACGCTGGTGCGCCAACTGAATGGCTGGCTTTACACCCGCGAGACCCGTGGAACAGACTGGGTCATCTCCTCGCAGACCCGCAGTCTGGCGGCCTGGCGAATCCTCACCTGTTGGCGGGCAAGGTTGCCCAACCTGCAAGGTGTGACGCAAGCCGTGCTGGATCTGCACGGGTTGCAATTGGGAGATATCCCGGCGCTACCAGACGACTTTGCGCATGTCCGCACGCTCAACCTGACAGGGACGAGGCTGAGTGCCGAGGGCGCCAGCGGTTTTCTCGCAGCCTTTACTCAGTTACGGACTCTGGAGCTTGGCGGCAATGAGCTGGAGGCTGTACCTCAATCGGTGCGCAACATGTCTGCGCTGGAGCGGCTGGAGCTTTCCAGTAACCGTTTCTACGATTCCGAGCACTTGTATGAGGCCCTTTCCGGTCTGGAACATCTGACCTGGCTGGATGTGAGTTACAACAACCTGGAGTCGTTCGATGTCAATTATTTCGGGCGACTGGAAGCGCTCGATTTGCGCAACAACAATCTGTTCATCTGGCCCGAAGGTGCGTTGCAGGCGGAGCATCTGCGCATGCTCAATCTGAGCCGCAACGACATCAGCACACTGCCGGAGGACGCACTGGACGGTACCCACGAGGCGTTGATGAATGGTACGGACTTGACCGACAACTACAATTTGTCCGAGGAAAGTCTTGAGCGACTCAGGGCTTATCAGGCCGCGGGTGAACGTCACCGGGTACTGGGTTTTTCACGCGCTGATCTGGAAGAGATGGTTGACGACGGCGCGGGCGGGCTGACCGAAACGACTGACAGCGTTGAATCCGACGAGATCGTGCCGATCGAGCCGTCGCAGGCGCAGTACAAAGCCCCATGGCTGGCCAATTTCGCGCCCGAACAATTGGCGGTTCGCGATGCGCTGTGGGAACAACTGGCTGCCGAGCCGGACAGTGCGGCGTTCTTCCATCTGCTGGAACGACTGCAGGACACGCGCGAATTCAGGGTGGCCAACGCTGACCTGACGCGACGGGTATGGACCGTCATGGAAGCCGCCGCGACCGACACCGAGGTCAGGGAAGTCATCTTCGCCGGCTCGACCACCCACGGCACCTGCGTTGACGGACGGATCCTGACCTTCAGTGGTCTGGAAACCAAGGTGTTCACCCATAACGCATTGCTTGAATTGCCGTCAGGTCGATCAGGCACAAAAGGTGGGGTGTTGTTGAATCTGTCGCGGCGACTGTTTCGCCTGGACAAGGTCGATGAATTGGCGAAAAAAGCGGCAGCCCGCAGTGGTTTCGATGAAGCCGAGATGCGCCTGGGTTATCGAATCGGTTTGACCGCAGGTTGGGAGGACGGCCTGGAGTTGCCGGGGCAGCCGAAAAACATGACGTATGCGTCGGGCGTCAGCCCGCAACAACTGGTCGAGGCGCGGACGGAAGTCAGTAACGCCGAACGATCGGACAAATTTCTGGAGGATTTGATTCAGCGCGATTACTGGGTGGAATACCTTCAGGAGAAGTACCCCGAAGACTTCAGGAAACTGGATGCGTTGCAATCGATCGAGGACGGGGCAGATGACGGACTGAGTGCCGACGATCCAGAGTACTTGACCCGGTTGTTCGATCGTACGGCCGAACGCAACGTGAAGATGATCGAGCTTTCGCAGCAGGAAATCGATGCAATCAATGCTGTAAAAACGCCGGTCCCGGGCTCTTCAAGTCATCTGTCCAACGCCTGAAACTGAAAGCGCAGTTCCCGACGCCGGTCAAACCGGCGCCGGGATCCACCCGTTGGATCAGTTGTCGTAGCCGAGGTTCGGTGCCAGCCAACGCTCGGTCACGCTCAACTCCTGGCCTTTACGCGAGGTGTAGCTCTGCACCTGGTCCTTGTCGACCTTGCCCACGGCAAAGTATTGCGCCTGCGGATGGGCAAAGTACCAGCCGCTGACCGCTGCGGCCGGGAACATTGCGTAATGTTCGGTGAGGAACACGCCGCTGCGGCCAGCGCGCATTTCGGCAGCTTCAGGGTCGAGCAGCGCGAACAGTGCGGCCTTCTCGGTGTGATCCGGGCAGGCCGGATAGCCCGGGGCAGGGCGGATACCGGAGTACTGCTCTTTGATCAGCGCTTCGTTGTCCAGCACTTCGTCCTTGGCATAACCCCAGTGCTCTTTACGCACCTGCTGGTGCAACCACTCGGCGCAAGCCTCGGCCAGACGGTCGGCGAGGGCCTTGACCATGATCGAGTTGTAGTCGTCGCCAGCGTCTTGATAAGCCTTGGCCACTTCTTCGGCGCCGATGCCGGCGGTGGTGATGAAACCACCGACATAGTCGGTCACTTCGCTGTCCTTCGGCGCAACGAAGTCGGCGAGGGAGAAGTTCGGCTTGCCGTCGGTCTTGATGATCTGCTGGCGCAGGTGATGCAGTTTGGCCAATGGCTTGCCGTCATCGCCGTACAGCTCGATGTCGTCGTCATGCACCTGGTTGGCCGGCCAGAAACCGAACACTGCGCGAGCGCTGATCAGTTTCTCGTCGATCAGTTTGGCGAGCATTTCCTGCGCGTCTTTGTACAGTGAAGTCGCGGCTTCACCGACCACTTCGTCTTCGAGGATGCGCGGGAATTTGCCGGCCAGATCCCAGGAGATGAAGAACGGCGTCCAGTCGATGTACTCGGCCAGAACGTTGAGGTCGATGTTGTCCAGCACCCGCGCGCCGGTGAAGGTCGGTTTGACGGGCTGGTATGTCGCCCAGTCAAACTGTGGCTTCTTGGCGATCGCTGCGGCGTAACTCAAACGTTCGGTACGCGCGCTGCGGTTGGCGGTGCGCTCGCGTACATCGACGTATTCCAGACGGGTCTTCTCGACGAAGCCGGCCTTCAATTCTTTCGACAGCAACTGCGTCGCTACGCCCACGGCACGCGAAGCGTCAGTCACGTAGACCACGGCGTCGTTGCTGTATTTCGGCTCGATCTTCACCGCGGTGTGCGCTTTGGAGGTGGTCGCGCCACCGATCATCAGCGGCAGGTGGAAATCCTGACGCTGCATTTCGCGGGCGACGTGGACCATTTCGTCCAGCGACGGGGTGATCAGGCCGGACAGGCCGATGATGTCGCATTTCTGCTCTTTGGCCACTTGCAGGATTTTTTCTGCCGGGACCATCACGCCGAGGTCGACGATGTCGTAGCCGTTACAGCCCAGCACCACGCCGACGATGTTCTTGCCGATGTCGTGCACGTCGCCTTTAACGGTGGCCATGAGAATCTTGCCCTTGGCTTCGGGCTTGTCGCCTTTTTCCAGTTCGATGAACGGGATCAGGTGCGCCACCGCCTGTTTCATCACGCGGGCGGATTTGACCACCTGCGGCAGGAACATTTTGCCGGCGCCGAACAGGTCGCCGACGATGTTCATGCCGGACATCAGCGGGCCTTCGATCACTTCGATCGGACGTGCGAACGACAGGCGCGATTCTTCGGTGTCTTCGACGATGTGCGTGGTGATGCCCTTGACCAGCGCATGCTCCAGACGCTTGTTGACGTCCCAGCTGCGCCACTCTTCGGTCTCGGCTTCCTTGACGCTGCCGTCGCCCTTGTACTTGTCGGCGATGGCGAGGAGGGCGTCGGTGCCTTCCGGCGTGCGGTTGAGAATCACGTCTTCAACGGCGTCACGCAGTTCCTGCGGGATCTGGTCGTAGATTTCCAGCTGACCGGCGTTGACGATACCCATGGTCAGGCCCGCACGGATCGCGTACAGCAGGAACACCGAGTGGATCGCCTCACGCACCGGGTTGTTGCCACGGAACGAGAACGACACGTTGGACACACCGCCCGAGGTCAGGGCGTATGGCAGCTCGTCGCGGATGTAGGCGCAGGCGTTGATGAAGTCGACAGCGTAGTTGTTGTGTTCTTCGATGCCGGTGGCGACGGCGAAGATGTTCGGGTCGAAGATGATGTCTTCCGGCGGGAAGCCGACTTCGTTGACCAGAATGTCGTAGGAGCGTTTGCAGATCTCTTTCTTGCGCGCTTCGGTGTCGGCCTGGCCGGCTTCGTCAAACGCCATCACCACCACGGCGGCGCCGTAGCGCTTGCACAGTTTGGCGTGATGGATGAACTGCTCGACGCCTTCTTTCATGCTGATCGAGTTGACAATGCCCTTGCCCTGAATGCACTTGAGGCCGGCTTCGATCACTTCCCATTTCGAGGAGTCGATCATGATCGGCACGCGAGAGATGTCCGGCTCGCCGGCGATCAGATTGAGGAAGGTCACCATGGCCTTCTTCGAATCGAGCATCCCTTCGTCCATGTTGATGTCGATCACCTGCGCGCCGGCTTCGACCTGCTGCAGGGCGACTTCCAGCGCTTCGGTGTAGTTGTCTTCGCGGATCAGGCGGGCGAACTTGGCCGAACCGGTGATGTTGGTACGCTCGCCAACGTTAACGAACAGCGAGCTGCGATCGATGGTGAACGGCTCCAGACCCGAGAGGCGGCAAGCCTTGGGAATGTCCGGGATTTCACGCGGTGCGTAACCGGCAACAGCTTTGGCGATGGCTTCGATGTGCCCCGGCGTGGTGCCGCAGCAACCGCCGACGATGTTGAGGAAGCCGCTCTGGGCGAATTCTTCGATGACCTTGGCGGTTTCCGACGGCAGTTCGTCGTACTCGCCGAATTCGTTCGGCAGGCCGGCGTTCGGGTGCGCGGAAACGTGGGTGCTGGCCTTGTTCGACAGCTCTTCCAGGTACGGACGCAATTCGCTGGCGCCGAGCGCGCAGTTGAGGCCGACCGAGATTGGCTTGGCGTGCGCCACCGAGTTCCAGAACGCTTCGGTGGTCTGGCCCGACAGGGTCCGGCCGGAGGCGTCGGTGATGGTCCCGGAAATCATGATCGGCAGTTCGATGTGGAGCTCTTCGAACACGCCTTGCACGGCGAAGATCGCCGCTTTGGCGTTGAGGGTATCGAAAATGGTTTCGATCAGGATCAGGTCGGCGCCGCCCTCGATCAGGCCCTTGGTGGCTTCGGTGTAGTTCTCCACCAGCTCATCGAAGGTGACGTTGCGGTAGCCGGGGTTGTTGACGTCCGGCGACAGCGAACAGGTGCGGCTGGTCGGGCCGAGCACGCCGGCGACGAAACGCGGCTTGTCCGGGTTCTCGGCGGTCTTGGCGTCGGCCACCTTGCGCGCCAGACGTGCGCCTTCTACGTTTAACTCGTAGGCCAGTTCTTCCATGCCGTAGTCGGCCATGGAAATGCGCGTGGCGTTGAAAGTGTTGGTTTCGAGGATGTCGGCGCCGGCATCCAGGTAAGCTTTCTCGATGCCGCCGATCACGTCCGGACGGGTGATCACCAGCAGGTCGTTGTTGCCCTTGACGTCACTCGGCCAGTCCG from Pseudomonas sp. P8_229 encodes:
- the metH gene encoding methionine synthase — encoded protein: MSDRSVRLQALKQALKERILILDGGMGTMIQSYKLEEQDYRGKRFADWPSDVKGNNDLLVITRPDVIGGIEKAYLDAGADILETNTFNATRISMADYGMEELAYELNVEGARLARKVADAKTAENPDKPRFVAGVLGPTSRTCSLSPDVNNPGYRNVTFDELVENYTEATKGLIEGGADLILIETIFDTLNAKAAIFAVQGVFEELHIELPIMISGTITDASGRTLSGQTTEAFWNSVAHAKPISVGLNCALGASELRPYLEELSNKASTHVSAHPNAGLPNEFGEYDELPSETAKVIEEFAQSGFLNIVGGCCGTTPGHIEAIAKAVAGYAPREIPDIPKACRLSGLEPFTIDRSSLFVNVGERTNITGSAKFARLIREDNYTEALEVALQQVEAGAQVIDINMDEGMLDSKKAMVTFLNLIAGEPDISRVPIMIDSSKWEVIEAGLKCIQGKGIVNSISMKEGVEQFIHHAKLCKRYGAAVVVMAFDEAGQADTEARKKEICKRSYDILVNEVGFPPEDIIFDPNIFAVATGIEEHNNYAVDFINACAYIRDELPYALTSGGVSNVSFSFRGNNPVREAIHSVFLLYAIRAGLTMGIVNAGQLEIYDQIPQELRDAVEDVILNRTPEGTDALLAIADKYKGDGSVKEAETEEWRSWDVNKRLEHALVKGITTHIVEDTEESRLSFARPIEVIEGPLMSGMNIVGDLFGAGKMFLPQVVKSARVMKQAVAHLIPFIELEKGDKPEAKGKILMATVKGDVHDIGKNIVGVVLGCNGYDIVDLGVMVPAEKILQVAKEQKCDIIGLSGLITPSLDEMVHVAREMQRQDFHLPLMIGGATTSKAHTAVKIEPKYSNDAVVYVTDASRAVGVATQLLSKELKAGFVEKTRLEYVDVRERTANRSARTERLSYAAAIAKKPQFDWATYQPVKPTFTGARVLDNIDLNVLAEYIDWTPFFISWDLAGKFPRILEDEVVGEAATSLYKDAQEMLAKLIDEKLISARAVFGFWPANQVHDDDIELYGDDGKPLAKLHHLRQQIIKTDGKPNFSLADFVAPKDSEVTDYVGGFITTAGIGAEEVAKAYQDAGDDYNSIMVKALADRLAEACAEWLHQQVRKEHWGYAKDEVLDNEALIKEQYSGIRPAPGYPACPDHTEKAALFALLDPEAAEMRAGRSGVFLTEHYAMFPAAAVSGWYFAHPQAQYFAVGKVDKDQVQSYTSRKGQELSVTERWLAPNLGYDN